In the Candidatus Mycosynbacter amalyticus genome, one interval contains:
- a CDS encoding CAP domain-containing protein, with product MATKKQKTWLQKVHHSGKYHARMTLVPHRHNQYKPHLIRRQGLMVIVVAVLLVQLITHLNYFHAVLGDQAQVTVAGLLDGTNDERSKANLQPLTLDARLSDAAYMKARDMLDKQYWSHTSPSGVQPWKWLGDAGYNYSYAGENLARNFSTSQAVVSAWMASPSHRDNVLKSQYQDVGFATVEGTMNGHPISLVVAMYGTPPVSGIGAVQGVNFAAPASAQLSLASRIGIGLQSVSPAILSSIVLLLLAAIVALIAQLYHRHIPKYLQSTWNRHHGLVKGLGLSSFVIVILAFYSTYGQL from the coding sequence ATGGCCACAAAAAAACAAAAAACCTGGCTGCAAAAAGTGCACCACAGCGGCAAGTACCACGCGCGCATGACACTCGTGCCGCACAGGCACAACCAATACAAGCCCCATCTTATTCGCCGACAAGGTCTCATGGTTATTGTGGTGGCAGTGCTGTTGGTGCAGCTTATCACGCATCTTAACTATTTCCATGCGGTACTAGGTGATCAGGCGCAGGTGACGGTGGCGGGGTTGCTCGATGGCACTAACGATGAGCGTTCCAAGGCAAATCTGCAGCCACTTACGCTTGATGCTCGCCTCAGCGACGCAGCCTATATGAAAGCTCGCGATATGCTAGACAAACAGTACTGGTCGCATACATCACCGAGCGGTGTACAGCCTTGGAAATGGCTGGGTGATGCAGGTTATAACTACAGCTATGCAGGCGAAAACTTGGCACGTAATTTCAGTACAAGTCAGGCGGTAGTGAGCGCCTGGATGGCCTCACCCTCGCATCGCGACAACGTACTTAAGAGTCAGTACCAGGACGTCGGTTTTGCAACAGTGGAGGGGACTATGAATGGCCATCCCATCTCACTTGTGGTGGCTATGTACGGTACGCCGCCCGTCTCGGGTATCGGCGCAGTCCAGGGGGTTAACTTTGCGGCACCAGCTAGTGCGCAGCTAAGTCTAGCATCGCGCATCGGCATTGGCTTACAGTCGGTGAGTCCGGCTATTCTCAGTAGTATTGTATTGTTACTGCTTGCAGCAATTGTGGCACTTATAGCTCAGCTATACCACCGTCATATCCCCAAATACCTACAAAGTACTTGGAATCGTCACCACGGACTCGTCAAAGGCTTAGGGTTGTCGTCATTTGTCATTGTGATCTTGGCGTTTTACAGTACCTATGGTCAACTCTAG